One genomic segment of Salminus brasiliensis chromosome 6, fSalBra1.hap2, whole genome shotgun sequence includes these proteins:
- the acot11b gene encoding acyl-coenzyme A thioesterase 11b translates to MEGEVWPPELLDELELIQENGEVYRNPTEVKMSQIVLPCHANHCGELSIGQLLKWMDSTACLSAERHAGCSCITASVDDIHFEHTIGVGQVVNIKAKVNRAFTSSMEVGIVVSCEDLYSNRQWKVCHAFATFVARRTEAGKVQLKQIIPRTQAEQMEYSIAAERRRMRLIHAEIINDLLSSSCAHTVSECMQYEDAVPAERTRVESVELVLPPHTNHQVSTFGGQIMAWMENVATISASRLCNAHPTLRSIDMFHFRGPSHIGDRLVLKAIVNSAFKKSMEVGVCAEAYQGGEPLRHINTAFMTFEVLDQDKKPQTLPRIRPERVDGKRRFQEAIARKKVRLDRKYIISCKQSEVPLSVPWDPSNQIYLSYNNVSALKMLASLNNWALTSEKNKVSLYTLEENHMLCFKVETHVAVAAEQVFVLLSDLRRRHEWDPHYKECEVITQADEDDTIYRVVTPSVSKGGKVQDFILLASRRRPCDSGDPYWIALRSVTLPAYPPTEDYNRGEVLSAGFRIKAKDFSLTELSYYNQATPGVLPYISTDIAGLSSSFYSAFASCSAFLEENKDSLAALPSATPGEPRWDTA, encoded by the exons atggagggagaggtcTGGCCCCCGGAGCTTCTGGACGAGCTGGAGCTGATCCAGGAAAATGGGGAGGTGTACAGGAACCCCACTGAGGTTAAAATGAGCCAAATCGTTCTGCCCTGCCATGCCAACCACTGCGGAGAGCTTAGCATCGGACAGCTGCTCAAGTGGATGGACTCCACCGCTTGCCTctcag CTGAAAGGCATGCTGGCTGTTCCTGTATCACTGCCTCTGTGGATGACATTCACTTCGAGCACACTATTGG GGTTGGACAGGTTGTGAACATCAAAGCTAAAGTTAATCGGGCCTTCACATCCAGCATGGAG GTGGGCATCGTAGTGAGCTGTGAGGATCTCTACAGTAACCGCCAGTGGAAGGTGTGCCATGCCTTTGCCACCTTCGTGGCTCGTCGTACTGAAGCAGGAAAG gtgcagTTGAAGCAGATAATTCCTCGGACGCAGGCGGAGCAGATGGAGTACAGCATCGCGGCTGAGCGGCGGAGGATGAGGCTGATCCACGCTGAGATCATCAACGATCTGCTCAGCAGCAGCTGCGCTCACACAG tgagtgagtgtatgcAGTATGAGGATGCTGTTCCAGCAGAGCGGACGAGGGTGGAGAGTGTGGAGCTGGTTCTCCCGCCACACACCAATCACCAGGTCAGCACATTCGGGGGTCAGATCATGGCCTGGATGGAGAACGTAGCCACAATTTCAGCCAG CCGCTTGTGTAACGCCCACCCGACCTTGCGGAGCATAGACATGTTCCACTTCCGCGGGCCGTCCCACATAGGAGACAGACTGGTGCTGAAGGCCATTGTCAACAGCGCATTCAAGAAGAG CATggaggtgggtgtgtgtgccgAGGCCTATCAGGGTGGAGAACCCTTACGGCACATCAACACGGCCTTCATGACTTTCGAAGTGCTGGACCAGGACAAAAAGCCGCAGACGTTGCCACGGATACGACCCGAGCGTGTG GACGGCAAGAGGCGTTTTCAGGAGGCCATCGCCAGGAAGAAAGTGCGTCTAGACAG AAAGTACATCATCTCCTGCAAACAGAGCGAGGTTCCTCTCTCGGTGCCATGGGACCCCAGCAACCAG ATATACCTCAGCTACAACAACGTCTCCGCACTGAAGATGCTGGCTTCCCTGAACAACTGGGCCCTGACCTCAGAGAAAAACAAG GTCAGTCTGTACACTCTGGAGGAGAACCACATGCTGTGCTTTAAGGTGGAGACTCATGTGGCCGTGGCGGCGGAGCAGGTGTTTGTGCTTCTGTCTGACCTCCGGCGCCGACACGAGTGGGACCCGCATTACAA AGAGTGTGAGGTCATCACCCAAGCAGATGAAGATGACACCATTTACCGGGTGGTCACTCCATCTGTTAGCAAAGGAGGAAAAGTGCAGGACTTCATCCTCCTGGCCTCCAGGAGGCGCCCCTGTGACTCTGG TGACCCGTACTGGATCGCCCTTCGCTCGGTCACCCTGCCTGCATACCCACCCACTGAGGACTACAACAGAGGAGAGGTGCTGTCTGCTGGTTTTCGGATTAAGGCAAAGGACTTCTCTCTCACCGAG cttTCCTACTACAACCAGGCCACTCCTGGCGTGCTGCCGTACATCTCCACTGACATCGCCGGACTCTCCTCCAGTTTCTACTCGGCCTTCGCCTCCTGCAGTGCTTTCCTGGAAGAGAATAAGGACAGTCTGGCCGCACTGCCCTCAGCTACCCCAGGGGAGCCACGCTGGGACACAGCttag